The Coffea arabica cultivar ET-39 chromosome 3c, Coffea Arabica ET-39 HiFi, whole genome shotgun sequence genome contains a region encoding:
- the LOC140037905 gene encoding uncharacterized protein has translation MSQENELTIAQLSLKMDAMWKEMQRRLDQRLETIHEQIDRLSSSRASSRKSKGKSALEESSDSNADSDRETYGQRRPKRNTSAIGDAIKGIKMKIPPFQGKSDPATYLEWESRVELVFDCNDYTDAQKLRLAIVEFTDYAIVWWEQMATSRRRCGEPPITTWTELKRLMKKRFVPSHYHRDLYQKLQTLTQGQRSVEDYYKDMEISMLRADIQEDREATMARFLSGLRAEITDQLELQYYVEIDDMVDKAIKIEQRLKRRGTTTRNYSTNPHPSTRPFQPRREERSPNAWNSQKPKQDQGSSSRPPFAKTDSKVVSKPPFETSKPRSRDTKCWRCQGVGYIASQCPNPRAMLVLPNGDIVTDDEEEDYKDMPSLVEDVIEEDEIEEVPTQDKVGLVARRALATQASKDEIQRDNIFYTRCHVTNKVCSLVIDPGSCTNVASALMVEKLNLPTSDHPRPYKLQWLNNSGEVRVHNQVLVTFRIGRYEDDVMCDVVPMQAAHILLGRPWQFDKRVTFDGLLNKYSFMHHCKKITLAPLTPQQVHEDQVSLQKEYDLHTTAKKDNTKAKKLVLADPSSSKLDPSHSAFEPTRERKSSMLAKVKDVRKALHSNQVLFILFCKGSLFTNASDASLPSSITNLLQEYQDVFPEDIPTGLPPLRGIEHQIDFIPGSSLPNKAPYRTNPEKTKEQQRQVEELLSKGWIQESLSPCTVPVLLVPKKDGGWRMCTDCRAINAITVKYRHPIPRIGAVLLQEGRPVAYFSEKLNGAALNYSTYDKELMALVRALQTWQHYLRPREFVLHTNHESLKHIKSQDKLSKRHARWITFIDSFTFVIKYKTGKTNVVADALSRRHTLITTLDAKLLGFEFLKELYATDSDFGEIFSSLPRHSREHYFISKGFLYYKDKLCVPKSSMRTLLVIESHGGGLMGHFGIAKTLMILQEHFFWPRMRSDVERHIERCVTCHQAKSKVHPYGLYTPLPIPHEPWVDLSMDFVLGLPRTRKGHDSIYVVVDRFSKMAHFIPCLKTDDAKHVADLFFREITEVVNRTLSTLLRAIIKKNIKSWEDCLPHVEFAYNRTVHSATHYSPFEIVSGFNPLTPLDLTPLPVHERVNLDGKNKAAYVRELHTKVRANIEKRTLQYIQSANKGCRKMVFEPGDWVWIHMRKERFPVKRRSKLLPRGDGPFQVLERINDNAYKLELPGEYGTMSLI, from the exons ATGTCTCAGGAAAATGAACTTACCATTGCTCAGTTATCACttaaaatggatgctatgtggaaGGAAATGCAGAGGAGGCTGGACCAGCGACTGGAAACGATCCATGAGCAGATTGATCGCCTAAGTTCATCTAGGGCTTCATCTAGGAAATCTAAAGGAAAATCCGCCCTGGAGGAATCTAGTGACTCCAACGCCGATTCGGACCGTGAGACCTACGGGCAAAGGAGACCGAAGAGAAACACAAGCGCAATTGGTGATGCAATCAAAGGGATTAAGATGAAGATTCCTCCATTCCAAGGCAAATCCGATCCGGCTACATACCTTGAATGGGAGAGTCGGGTAGAACTCGTATTCGATTGTAATGACTACACCGATGCACAGAAATTGAGACTTGCCATAGTAGAGTTCACCGACTATGCCATTGTTTGGTGGGAACAAATGGCTACCAGCAGGAGAAGGTGTGGCGAACCACCTATCACCACTTGGACTGAGCTCAAGCGACTTATGAAGAAGCGATTTGTACCAAGTCACTACCATAGAGACTTGTACCAAAAACTTCAAACCTTGACACAAGGTCAACGCTCAGttgaggactactacaaggacATGGAAATCTCCATGTTAAGAGCAGATATTCAAGAAGATCGAGAGGCTACAATGGCAAGATTTCTCAGTGGTCTAAGGGCTGAAATAACCGACCAACTTGAGCTTCAATACTATGTGGAGATAGATGATATGGTGGACAAGGCTATCAAAATTGAGCAGAGACTCAAGCGGAGGGGAACCACCACCAGAAATTATAGCACTAATCCACATCCATCTACTCGACCATTCCAGCCCAGGAGGGAGGAGCGAAGCCCAAACGCTTGGAATTCCCAAAAGCCAAAACAAGACCAAGGGTCAAGCTCACGGCCACCTTTTGCCAAAACCGACTCCAAGGTTGTTTCCAAGCCACCATTCGAAACTTCAAAACCTAGGAGTCGTGACACCAAATGTTGGAGGTGTCAAGGAGTTGGGTATATTGCAAGCCAATGTCCAAACCCACGGGCCATGCTTGTCCTACCAAATGGAGACATTGTCActgatgatgaggaggaggattaCAAAGACATGCCTTCCCTGGTTGAAGATGTGATAGAGGAAGATGAGATAGAGGAAGTTCCAACTCAAGACAAGGTTGGATTGGTAGCAAGAAGGGCACTAGCTACTCAAGCTAGTAAAGATGAGATTCAACGTGACAACATCTTCTACACTAGGTGCCATGTGACCAATAAGGTATGCAGTTTGGTGATCGATCCCGGAAGTTGCACTAATGTTGCTAGTgcattgatggtggagaaactaaaCTTGCCAACTAGTGACCACCCCCGTCCCTACAAGCTCCAGTGGTTAAACAACAGTGGGGAGGTACGTGTGCACAATCAAGTTTTGGTTACTTTTCGCATTGGTAGGTATGAAGATGATGTTATGTGTGATGTAGTACCAATGCAAGCTGCACATATACTCTTAGGGcgtccttggcaatttgacaaaagagtcacttttgatggtttaTTGAACAAATACTCTTTCATGCATCATTGTAAAAAGATTACACTTGCACCTCTTACACCtcaacaagtgcatgaggaTCAAGTTAGTCTCCAAAAAGAGTATGACTTACATACTACCGCCAAGAAGGACAACACCAAAGCCAAGAAATTGGTATTGGCCGATCCTTCTTCAAGCAAGTTGGATCCCTCTCATTCGGCCTTTGAGCCCACACGGGAGAGAAAATCCAGCATGCTTGCCAAGGTAAAAGATGTGAGAAAGGCCTTGCACTCTAAccaggttttatttattttattttgtaaggGGTCCTTATTCACTAATGCTTCTGATGCTTCTTTGCCTAGTAGTAttactaaccttttacaggagtaTCAAGACGTCTTTCCTGAGGATATACCTACTGGTTTGCCTCCATTAaggggaattgaacatcaaattgatttcatccCTGGATCTTCCCTTCCAAACAAGGCACCATATAGGACCAATCCTGAGAAAACCAAGGAGCAACAACGACAAGTGGAGGAATTGCTTAGTAAGGGTTGGATTCAAGAGAGTCTAAGCCCTTGTACTGTACCAGTTCTACTTGttccaaagaaagatggaggatgGAGAATGTGCACTGATTGTAGGGCAATTAATGCCATCACGGTAAAGTACCGCCATCCCATACCTC GTATTGGAGCTGTTCTACTCCAAGAGGGTCGCCCGGTTGCCTACTTTAGCGAGAAGTTGAATGGAGCTGCTCTCAACTACTCAACCTATGATAAGGAACTAATGGCCTTGGTACGGGCTCTCCAAACATGGCAACATTACCTACGCCCTCGTGAGTTTGTCTTGCACACCAACCATGAGTCGCTCAAACATATCAAGTCCCAAGACAAGTTGAGTAAGCGACATGCACGATGGATTACCTTCATTGACAGTTTTACCTTTGTGATCAAATACAAGACAGGTAAGAcaaatgtagtggccgatgcacTCTCGCGAAGGCACACCCTTATCACTACattagatgctaagttgcttggtTTTGAATTCCTTAAAGAACTTTATGCAACTGACTCAgattttggtgagatttttTCCTCCTTGCCACGACACTCTCGTGAGCATTATTTCATCTCTAAGGGGTTCTTATACTACAAAGACAAGCTTTGCGTCCCCAAGAGTTCCATGCGCACACTCCTAGTAATAGAATCTCATGGAGGAGGGCTAATGGGACACTTCGGCATTGCCAAGACCTTAATGATTCTCCAAGAACATTTCTTCTGGCCACGCATGCGGAGTGACGTGGAACGACACATTGAAAGGTGCGTGACTTGTCACCAAGCAAAATCAAAGGTACACCCTTATGGTCTCTATACCCCTTTGCCAATTCCACATGAACCATGGGTTGATCTGTcaatggattttgtgcttggacTACCTAGGACTAGAAAAGGACATGATTCAATCTATGTGGTAGTTGACCGCTTCTCCAAAATGGcccattttattccttgtctCAAAACCGACGATGCTAAGCATGTTGCAGATTTATTCTTTCGTGAGATA ACCGAAGTGGTTAATAGGACTTTATCCACCCTATTGCGTGCCATtattaaaaagaacattaaatcttgggaagacTGCTTACCACATGTGGAATTTGCTTACAATCGCACTGTTCATTCTGCTACACATTATTCGCCGTTTGAAATTGTGTCTGGCTTTAACCCTCTCACACCTTTGGATTTAACTCCTTTACCTGTTCATGAGAGAGTTAACTTGGATGGTAAGAACAAAGCTGCATATGTACGTGAGCTACACACTAAGGTGCGAGCCAACATCGAGAAGCGTACACTTCAATACATCCAAAGTGCCAACAAGGGGTGCCGCAAGATGGTCTTTGAGCCTGGCGATTGGGTATGGATACACATGCGCAAAGAGAGGTTCCCAGTCAAAAGGCGTAGTAAGCTACTTCCACGGGGAGATGGTCCATTTCAAGTCCTGGAGCGTATaaatgacaatgcctacaaacttGAACTTCCAGGTGAGTATGGG ACGATGAgtttgatttga